The genomic stretch ctttgaaaattgttttgttttatgaaaatgtaatttatgtaaatattttattaagaaTAATGTTGTAAATGCCGattgtttttaatgaaattattattattgaatcGTCCTCTATTTCTTCATTGACAGTAGAATCGATTTTGCTGTTATTTTCAGCAATTCAAAATCGTgatataaagaagaaaaaacttCAATGGATATTAATTGTGCTTgttatgtaaaaatattttgtcttgtGTTTACTTCATTCAAATAAATAGACAGGCGATTTGTTACAATTGTATGAATAATTACGTTCTCATTTAAAAGTCGTGTGATAGACATTTCTTCGTAGTTATTTCAGAACTGATTTTAAAACACTTCATATTCGCCTTAAGCGAAACCTACCATATGCTTACGTAAACAATAAACTGAAATTACAATTTAGTGTTTTTACACTGACAATCACAAACCGATTCATGATATCTCTTTAATATAATCCCGAAAGTTCAACAAATTCtcattgttacatgtatgtgcCTTAACATTCAGTAGCCATTTGTTTTGTATTCTGCTTTTCTGTATGATCAATCCTAGGGCAGATCTGCACTGGAATTCTTGATAAACTTCAATAtccatatgtacatgttttgttaCCATACATCAAAAATAGTGGCAGACAAACACAATTAGCcaggtttggtttgtttagggttacatcctattaacagccagggtcatttacgGACATGCTAGGTTTGATATGGTAGAAGAAAACCTGATTATCAGGAAAAAACATTCACTGACCAGTGGTTAGTACCTGCAAACTgcgccccacatgggattcaaagtCGCGACCCAGAGGGTGATATATCTGACGGGACATCTTCTCCATTTGGCCATCGCCTCCCACACTTAGCAAAATTGTTacaaaatgttattgttatcTTGATTGAGAATCTAGTCTGAAGATAAATATACTTGTTTCAGAAAAATTAGCAGACCAAGCATTGCAACGATCTCTCTTCATTCATCGATTCACCGTGTGGTATACGTATTTTCTGTGATGaataaattcatatatatatatatatatatatatgtctaaacgGTATGACTTACATacttacataattataaaatgcTGACAAATGTAAATTAACCGTTATTGCTATTTTGTTATTCGTCACATTCATGTACatttgaacaagaggcccaagggccttaacggtcatctgacttgTTTGGCAACAGTCGTTTGTGAAGACAATGCAAGGATTATTTaaggtacattatatatttacagtattggACCTAGAAAAGAAGTTTAAAGTAAGTTTTAAAGGTGGTGGTCATCTCTGCTTTTGGTGCAAGGCAAAAAATTACACTGTGTgaaccatgtaaggatcattgcaggcaagtttaagccaaatgGCATGAGAAGAAGTTGAATATGTGTTTTCAACGTGAGAGCTGCAATAGGCATCTGGAATATTGGATCAATTGAAAAATTTGGCATTTGGTCAGGACAATGTTAGAATCATTTCAGGCGagtttcagtcaaatcacaTTGGTAGAATTAGACAAAGGAAAGAAAACATACAAAAGATATTTCATCAAAACTTTTATTAGGAGTAACaggaattgaaaaaaataaatgaaggCTTATGCATCAAAACATTGTGAAaactataataatatacaaaatttgcATTAAAAAAGAAGTTATTTTGGGTTTGTGGAGTAGTATAGTTAGCTACTTGTATTTCTGTAATAACAATTGTCAATAATaaactgaatttaaattaaaacaataaaggTTTTTTTAGATTTAGTGAATTAATTTTTGTATATTGAGTTTCTAGTAGTTGCATCTATGTATATCAGAAAGTTACAAATATAGTAAATCTGTCTTAAAATGTGTAATTTGTTGGATTTGTTAAAACGTATAGCTGATGATTTGCATAAACTACAATAAACTAAATCTAAATTTAACTAACATTTAACAGATATGTTTAGTTGTATAGTTATATATTTGCATCCATGCATTAACAAGGtacaataatatattaaatattaaaacaaacaaggTGTAACAAATTCTACAAGTTGTTTAGCGATCTATTTGCATTTATGTATCAACAATCTACAATAATGAACTAAATCTATATTCAAAGAAACAAGGTTTGACAGATTTGTCAAGTTGTATAGGTAAGTATTTGTGACCATGTATATCATCAAACTagttttatgtaaaataaaacaacagaggTTTGTTTGATTTCTCAAGTTATGTAGCTGGTTCTTTGTTGGATTGTTTGAGTTATCAACAAACAGCAATAATAAACTAATTCTATAATAAAACAACTAATGTTTGTATCAACAATCTACAATAATGAACTAAATCTATATTCAAAGAAACAAGGTTTGACAGATTTGTCAGGTTGTATAGGTAAGTATTTGTGACCATGTATATCATCAAACTagttttatgtaaaataaaacaacagaggTTTGTTTGATTTCTCAAGTTATGTAGCTGGTTGTTTGTTGGATTGTTTGAGTTATCAACAAACAGCAATAATAAactaattttataataaaacaactAATGTTTGTTGGATTGCTTGAGTTATAATAAAACAACTAATGTTTGTTGGATTGCTTGAGTTATCAACAAACAGCAATAATAAACTAATTCTATATTAAAACAACTAATGTCCTTGAGTTGTATAGTCAGTTATATGCGTCCATGTAtattaacaatgaaaataatgcaacaaatctaaaataaaacaaccaaAGTTTGTTGGATATCCATTTTATATATACTGGTAGTTGGAAGTTTGCATTTTTGTATGTGCTAATTATATAGCGTACAAAAAAGAACAGAGGTTTGTTGGATTCCCCGAGTTGTGTAGTCAACTAAATATTTGCATCCATCCATATGTATCAACACAATTAAACTacaataatatactaaatcttgacttgaaaacaaaacacagtttcatcacatatacatgcatgtaaaaCAGTATGAGACATTGTACGGAAATGTTTCAGtttttaaaatcttgaaatttgTCTTTGAAAATATAATACGTACCGcggtatttatatatgttttaaatttagttgtttttaagattttataggtgttgtttgtatgaatatcagttataattaattataacctATTTGGTGCATTGTCTGAAGTTGATCAGGTAATTATAATAGTGAAGGTGTTTATAAaaagtttaaacaaaaaacaacagtgACATAAACTTGGGGAAAAAAATTGCAAATGCCATATTTTCAATATCTGAGAAAGGTTGGGGCtggtaatattattttttgtaaagagTGAGGAAGGAAATCAATGTTTGAAAGTTAAAAAATGACTTGCATCATATGTGAAGTATTGAAGATTACAATGAAAatagatttatattttgtttttgtgtgtatGCAAATAAACTAGTAGTGTTAATATTTAAGTAAAAGTACAATTTGAGTTAGTATTATTTAGATAAAACGCTTAATTATGaagatatgtattttaacttaGCGTTGAGACATTTTTGTAGAATGTCTCATATGTAGCAATAGGTTGTAAAGGAATGTTTCGAAATAACtgacatttgtttttttgtagATGTGCAACTTTAAACAAAAGTACGCAGGTGAATACATTCATGTTTGACTTTAACCAAAAACACCAACTTGTTTTAGTTTGATAGTATACTGATCATGAGCATATGCATAAGAATTTGGAATtggcacacaaaaacaaaatttgattatatatatttgtacatagTACAGTTGTGATAAAGTCTGTAAGCATGATTTTAACCAAAAACACGAACTCGTTTTGGGTATTCAGTGTTTAGCATGTGGCACAACTTGTTTTGGCATATATACTTAGAGCTTTCTTGAATGGGGTGAAAGTGTTCACGTAACTAGCAAGTTGCTATTGATTGTATGTATTGCTTATAGATTTGTCAGTAAGGATCTTTCttcaaactatatatatatataaaataaatttgaagaaaattccTTATGGACgaaatttataagaaataaaaacaataatgactGATTAGTGAGCACTTTTGCCCTAAAGTGAGCTGTTCAGACTGatgagctcccttgaatggggcgaaagcgctcactagtcagttgttattgtttttatttcttatatatatttccaatttgcatattacagagttatctgcacttgcgggtaggtattgattgtgatgtcatgtgtttgcgagcgtaacgtcatacgttttgGTGAagatgacgtgaattgcgctcacaaaataatgacgtaacaatctacctacccgcaagggagctaactctgtaataaatatatatacatgtatattagaaataaaaacaattaatactATCTGAGTTGTTATGCGATTGCTTTCTGTGCATTCAAGGGagctgtcatgtttgatatttaGAATAAAGAAAAAAGTATGTGTTTATGTAgagtttcaaaaataaaattcaacgACTTGGTTTTTATAGCACTTTTGGCATTTTATGATGGCACTTAGCTTTGGGAAtataaaagttaattttttaaaatttctatgccatatttagatgttttagttcaaacaaaattaaaggaAGCTGGTATAATTACAACAGACTTATATTGTAAAGCAACAGATGCACACAATTACCTCAATTGTTATTCTTATTTTACCACAGTATGCTATTTGAAtgtcaatatacatatacatgattgTGCAGGTGATGaatttaatttatcaaataatattcttCACACACTGTTTTGTTGGAAGGCAAaggaaatcatttttttaaaaatattaaaaccaaatgTCAATAGGCCATAATAGAAGATGGAGCAACTAATTATTGTTATGTGAATTTGAATGTGTGTGTACCTTGTGACGTCATggattgtttaaaaaaaaaaacattcatattcGTGAAGAGCCATTATGAAATGGCGAAAGTACTAGAGAAAGGtcgttagttttattttttatatatatatacatgtgtctaTTAATATGTAGACAATATGTAAagtaattaaagatgctccaccgctgacaaatggtatttgttcactataaaaaacaggagcagacgatttaatatttttcttcagttacaaaagatacttactttacaccattaccaccattgaaaagtttgagcttctaattttacttcaagttaaaaatatgaaaaataattaattgcatcctgaaaaaattccgtgacactatatcctatatggaatgaagtactgattgcgcatgcacaaaaggcgaaataaattattttatattattttttgtgttaattaggcatatatttacacgattaaacaccaattatagttcaaatgattaatatcacttattctctgtcggcggtggagcatctttaagtatatGTAGAACAGTTGAGTTTAACTCATGCATCAGTAAGCATGATATTAACcaaaaagattaatttgtttcagTTATAGAGTACTAAGCATTTGGCACAGTGACACAAGAACAGAAACTTTTttagacatatatgtatcaGTTGAGTTGATTGTTGAACTCTTTAAACATGATTAACCAAAAAACACGAACTCGtttcaggtatacagtactataagCATTtggcacacaaaaacaaaaagttcTGTtaggttacatgtatatatggtgaTCATGAGTAGTTCTCTTGAATTTGCGGTTGTGAGACATTTTGTGTGCCAACAGAAGAAGACTCTGCATCTGGTTGTTGAAACAAAGTGTCTTCAATGTTGATGTCGTCAGAAATTATCTCAGAGATGACGCCACTGTTTGTTGAGTATTTGATGGTAAAGTGTTCCTTTAATAGGAAGTGATCTTCTAACCTATCGACATCATCGATTAGATGAGGCACATTGTTTTTTGTTACATACGAGTCCAGGGCGTTTGTGTAAATTTGGAACGTGTTTTTTTCTCCACAGTCTTCATCCAAGCAAACCATTTGTCCAACGATTGTTGTTTTTAGATGCTTTCTCATTTGTTTCATACTGCAGTTTTTGCATCTGATTGTTGGGGTGTGTGGATCTTCGTCTTCAATTAATTTGTTGCACTTCGTGTTTCCACATTTTGTCTGTTTCTTTATGGTTGTTTGGTGGATTTTGATTTTTCTTGTTTCATCCGACTCTAAAAGATGCTGCAGGTTAGTCTTTACATCTTGGACTTGCGTGATTGAGGAGATTGATGTCGCCCCAGTTGTGTTCAACATGAGGACACCGTCAAATTTTTTAGCGACAAGATTTGTTATGTAGAAGCATTTGTTTGTTTCCATTTTCTGAATGTTTTGTTCCCAGAAGGTTAATTTCATTGATGTGGTTCTGTCAGCAATTATGCCAACACGCGTCAGTTTTACGCCGTATCTCGTCGTGACCTCTTTTGCATCAGATAGGAAACCCAAGAATTGTACATGGACTGAGGCCTGTAAATAGAAAAGATAGATAGATAAACCATCAAATGATTTAGTGTAGAATAATATTAAGTAATagcaggttttttttaaagttacattttTACTTAAATGATTTAGCCTGTGGCAATTATGAGCCATTTTTGAAGTTATAAATTATATACCTGAACTGTATGAGACCAAATAAGTgttcttttgttgttttatgcctcatgatcaatttcaattgcccatgcttaaataattatataaagcaCAATTGCAAAACTACACGAAACTGTGTAGGTTTGAGAAATGTTTGTCTTAAAAGCACCATTTCATCAATTTAATTATAATGCCGTCGGTGGTTGTTAAGATTGAATACCGTAtatttaaataacattaaattgtTATGTGTCCGGTAAACATATAGAAATAATAAAGTAGAATCATGTTATTAGTTAACCAGGGTATGGACGCAAAACGCCAACCAGGCATGACAATTGGATCATGAATGGCAAttactaattaattaattgttgcATACTCAGTGAGTGACAGTGCTAGTTTAGTGTTGAGGTTTTGTCTGCAATTTGATCGGTCATTTATCGGttgtaaattaaacatgttGTTTATATTAACTAAGTGTATATTATGTTTCAATTTTCAAACCTCTTtgacaatatatacataatgcatTTGTCGTAATTTCTGCGTTGGTCAGAGTACCTTTTgatttaaaaactattttttacaACAACATGcagtatataaattatatattaactCAGACATcagaaaagttgaaaaaaatggccGGATATTCGGACTGGCAAGAACTGTGAGTAACCTGGCCCCGACCAAACAAGATTTTGCCGAAGTAAACATAACTTTCTGCTAAATAGgcagctgttttcatgattatcttatGCAGTTTCGTTTTTGCCAGGTTTAATTTTGGTACCTGTGTATTACTTCAGAGATGTCATTTTTACCGACTTCCGGTATTTAATAATTGTCGGATGGTCGGTCCagatttgaaaaatgaaaaataattggtgtttaaattgtcaatatatgcctaattaagtCGAAATATgatatagtgctacggaattttttcaggatgcaaacaattttatgcattttcatttcacagaatcctgcatAATATACAGGTTGGGCACAAGCCTGCAGatgggtaacagttacctgtttgcagtaatcaataagttatcCAATAGAGTAATTATGTGAAAAGAAAAcgcataatgttgttttaaaaattattataaaaaaatgggcgtcataatttttagaattCCTTACAACTGATCAAAGACTCTGTTTCTGTgggtgaaatatcaaattctgttgTCTAACTTTGTTGTAAGATGACAATTTACGTGCTCTCCATTGACttcagtgtatatatatagctatcagGGATATtcagtgcaaatgtcatggttgaaggagttttacctgtgttctatttttagcaccATAGTAAGCAATGTAGGTGGTttattttgtgacttttaccaAAATTGAGACAATGAAGTATGTCCCATTTTGTTCAATAATGTGCTATATATGTTATGTTAGTAATGGtgccatgtcaaaattattacgcccttttttgataaaaaagtttaaaacatgCATTTTTCTTACACAATATTTCTGatttgggtaacttattgattactgcaaacaggtaactgttactcaagttggtaactgttacccatatgcagggcTGTGCCCAACCTGATATACGGGAGTGGTGTCCCCAACCTGACAAAGGCAATGAAAAGGCGATAAATATTTAGATTGTGTAAGTGTGTATACGTAGTGGACAATTTTCAGACATTTGAACtccttttttttgttttgtcgTACTCAGATAGTTCACatattcaaatttgttcaaTGCAATAACATTTCAACTCACCGACATATCCTCGTTTGTTACTTTTTCTAGCACCATGTCGTTGTTGGTGGATTGTTGAGCCCGAGGTGATATCGCATCTTTTTTGAAAGGTAGGGATTCTCCGCTGATCTCTAAATTGGTTTTGTGGTTGACGATGATATCAACATTACCGTCATTTCCAGGCGACAAACGCACATTAGAGAGTTTAATGGGGGATTGCATCGCCGCAGCCTTTGCATAGATGGGATGTTTATCGGGTGCAAATGAAACGATCTTTTTGACGTCGGATTTTCCCATTTGGAATTTCGCTTTAAAATAACGTGTTTTTCCTGATTGTGAGGTTTCTACATCCGTAAGGTCATACATATATCCAAGCACTGACTGTGTATCTTCAAATAGTTTCCGTTTGGCCATGATACGTTTGGATTGTTTATGTCTACTCAGAGTCTGCTGGTGTGAAACTGGCGGGAAATTGTGTAGTGTATATTTAGCAGTCGGAAATGTTCGTAATTTTCCGTCACATATACGGAAATACACGAAGACTGTCGAGAAGTCCGGAAACGACCCGTTCGGAAGTAGTCGGTGAAGTGAAGAGTTTACGTGCCGGGACGTATAGTAATCGTTTCTGGGCAGGCGAAAAGATAGGAAGAGCAAAGTATGTAGAGAAAGCAGAGTGAGGAGTCGTCTgctatacctatatatctattaatttggAAGACGACTCCTAGATCTTAATAGGTCCTATCATGTTGTAGTCGGGTTCAGCATAGCTAGTAGTAGACTGGATTACTtgccttagtaccaattctGTCCGCTAGACTGCGCTCATAAATACTATGTATATCGGTGCGAAGCCTAGCGGACCGAGGGTAGAAAAACTACGGCAGGCAATCCAGTCTGgtttattatgtaaaatgtaGTGGATTGTTATGATTTCAACTGGTATTTGGAGTGGTATATATTCGGATATTTTTGAAAACCTTTTGCATTGTCTCCAAACCCTCTAAAATCAAACGCTTCCTTTATCAGTGCAGCAAGTGACTAACACATACAGTATTGCTTTAATGTATGTGTCATGTACATTTGGGGCTGAACTTGGGCTGAATAAAGGGACTTTTTCTTGGAGAgattttgctgtattttcccaatGTTATGTAAATACTTTCTTTTCAAATAAAGAGGAAGTGTCTCAACTATACATGTTTCAAGAAACATGAAATGTAGTTTGTTCTCAATTCTAAAGGTACAGGCTCCTGAAATTATTGAgtaaaaacaaggacatagtcacttataaatccttggtaaaAATTACTGCACAGGTAGGGCTTAGCGGGAAACAACATTTTTCAAGAAACAAATCAATTTCAATGGTGTTTTCAGTTTGATGTAATATTACTAAATTTCTTTCTTTACATACAACAAAAATATGCATCTATATAAgcaaatgatttattttcaggTATTTGAGTCTAGAATCAGCAACATGCTATACAAATGACATGAAACAAGAACACACAGAgaataaattaattaagaacTGATGATCTTATTTTGAAAGCTCCTaatattaatacaaatgtaatgcAATAAGTATAAGGAGAACAAAGTGCTGCTAGGATACAATTACAATAGGAAGAAGGAGAAAGATAGGAAATTCCTTACTAATGAAAATCAAAAGCTTCAGTAAGGAAAATCCAAGCTGGTATTGAATGATGGAGTATACATAGTAAATGTATTGAATGCTAAATAAACCTTGGTGACTTAAAGATATCAAGACATCTAAAAATGCAAACCAAAACAGGTGACATAATAttctaaaatacaaaaaaaattgtacaagtgCTGAATTTGATTCTTAAAGGGAAATTGATGTTCATGTACAGTTTGAGAATATCCCATATGATATTATCATATGTAAATGGTATGTTTTACTATAATAATTgctgatttgttttaaaaatgtgaaGTTCATGATTGCACTTAtttggtacattattatattgtatgtaaaacaATAATTCACTAAATGCTACTAAATTGTGTATAAAAgcagttacaaaaaataaatatcataccTGGTAACTTAAAAAGGcagcattttttttataagatatATGGAATGACTGTTTTGTAAATTATGATTATGGTTAGTTATCATGGAAGGGAAAAACAAGCTATGATTATTGCTAGTGACATGAAAAGTGTACCATAGCTAATAATTGATATATGCACAATATATTTCAAGAGCAATAAAACATTCTCTTTGTGTATTTGATGAAagtttttaagaaaatattgatGAAGTAGACAATACATTCACATGGAGTAATCCATAAGTGGAATATTTACACATATTAGCTTGTAACATGTGTAATCATGACAAAAAAACATCTATCCTGTTCACTTCCATTTTACTACATTAAATGTAGTTTGATTTATACAATTCATCAGTAGAGAGTGAGTTTACGAGCATTTTAGAGCTGCGGCAGTGACCCCTCTACCTGATACTTACCTTTCtttatttatgaaatgaagCTTTCATGGATAGAGTTAATGacaatttgtttaaaactgCTCAAGTATTGTACTTCATGTTAGTTCTTTAGTATGCAATGTAATTTTTCTTATAGTTCACTTTCCAGTGTTTGACCCAACATTAAGAGACTGGATAATAAGCCTTACAGATTTCAATAGATATGTATAAATTCTTTCTACATCCATATTGAATCTTTTATGAGTCTTGATATCTATGTGCATAACAAAACAATGCTGCAAAGTTGCATAAAGATAGATAGTATTGTTAAATATTAGAGGTAgaagttttattgaaaatatatgaatatatagtGAATTcttttgatatgaaaaatagGAAGAggttcaaatacatgtattagcaTAGAAACCTTAGAATAATGAATGGAACATGTAAATAAGATTTAAGTTTGGTGAAAAATTGCAATTATGTTATTAAAACTTGGAATCCTGGAATATTTcctatacattttatatgaaaattcaCCAATTGGTCCTAAGAGAACAATCTTCTTTTGTACTGAACATAACTGTTTGACAACACATGGCCATATGCATATAATACCAGATTCAACAAGCAGTAAAGTACACGATTGTCAAAGattgttaaaaattatttttaaaaaaccttCATATTGGCCACTGCAATAAAAGgtgaaaatattacatgtacagcagttttttataattaagttcaaatattttaacttcacatttcatatacaaatagattttgtaaattaaattattaaactcttaaatagaagcaagttgatttatttataaactaAGTTAAATAGacaaaaggaaatgaaaaaaaaaagatttcttGGATAAcataatgcaaattaaacaaaacaaattatatcaGTATATCATTTCATCAGCATATCATGTGCGACAGTTTTATCATCATGTAAGCAGAACAAGGATTTAATTCAACAGTTTTATAGATACATTAAACCTTaattaaatctaattaaattAAACAAACTTTCTGCAGTGAACTTGATTCTCAATATACGAAAACATCCATACAAGAAATGGTGTATGGTAAACAGATGGACAAATATATTGTCTTTCTAGGCTATTACCGTAAATTGAGTATTTCTACccataaatatattttgggtGATTGGAATAAAAAAGGATGCTTTTAAATTTTGCATTTCTTGTGCT from Argopecten irradians isolate NY unplaced genomic scaffold, Ai_NY scaffold_0126, whole genome shotgun sequence encodes the following:
- the LOC138311816 gene encoding uncharacterized protein — its product is MAHNCHRLNHLSKNVTLKKTCYYLILFYTKSFDGLSIYLFYLQASVHVQFLGFLSDAKEVTTRYGVKLTRVGIIADRTTSMKLTFWEQNIQKMETNKCFYITNLVAKKFDGVLMLNTTGATSISSITQVQDVKTNLQHLLESDETRKIKIHQTTIKKQTKCGNTKCNKLIEDEDPHTPTIRCKNCSMKQMRKHLKTTIVGQMVCLDEDCGEKNTFQIYTNALDSYVTKNNVPHLIDDVDRLEDHFLLKEHFTIKYSTNSGVISEIISDDINIEDTLFQQPDAESSSVGTQNVSQPQIQENYS